In Drosophila nasuta strain 15112-1781.00 chromosome 2R, ASM2355853v1, whole genome shotgun sequence, a single genomic region encodes these proteins:
- the LOC132785300 gene encoding uncharacterized protein LOC132785300 isoform X1, with protein MKRLACLNLRSVGLSIACLDALIAVCVLSLSSYHLYYDFMDLTQWQQAEVQITSPFGTFVATLVDYVLVHEFSQAFYMILTVTVWVKALINLIVACILVDGIKQRRLVCIAPWLINACASMVVEVAVFVSLELKIDEVDASIDRRIARSVLFGVFTVLNALFAYGIYALYRMLKTSTNENRALQESIVETSGMFQHIKV; from the exons ATGAAACGCCTTGCCTGTTTGAATTTGCGCTCCGTTGGCTTAAGCATAGCCTGTTTGGATGCCCTAATCGCAGTTTGCGTTTTGAGCCTCTCCAGTTATCATTTGTACTATGATTTCATGGACTTGACGCAATGGCAGCAAGCCGAAGTGCAGATTACGAGTCCTTTTGGCACATTTGTCGCTACGTTGG TGGATTATGTGCTAGTGCACGAATTTAGTCAGGCTTTCTATATGATACTAACTGTGACTGTGTGGGTCAAAGCATTGATAAATCTGATTGTGGCTTGCATTCTAGTCGATGGCATTAAACAG CGACGACTCGTCTGCATTGCCCCCTGGTTAATCAATGCGTGTGCCTCAATGGTCGTTGAGGTTGCCGTCTTCGTCTCCTTGGAGCTGAAGATTGACGAAGTGGATGCCTCTATAGACCGACGCATAGCACGCAGTGTTCTGTTTGGCGTTTTTACAG TACTAAATGCGCTCTTTGCCTATGGAATTTATGCGCTTTATCGCATGCTGAAGACCTCGACAAACGAGAATCGTGCGCTGCAGGAGAGCATTGTGGAGACGTCGGGTATGTTTCAGCATATCAAGGTTTAA
- the LOC132785300 gene encoding uncharacterized protein LOC132785300 isoform X2, producing MKRLACLNLRSVGLSIACLDALIAVCVLSLSSYHLYYDFMDLTQWQQAEVQITSPFGTFVATLVDYVLVHEFSQAFYMILTVTVWVKALINLIVACILVDGIKQRRLVCIAPWLINACASMVVEVAVFVSLELKIDEVDASIDRRIARSVLFGVFTVLNALFAYGIYALYRMLKTSTNENRALQESIVETSESKLI from the exons ATGAAACGCCTTGCCTGTTTGAATTTGCGCTCCGTTGGCTTAAGCATAGCCTGTTTGGATGCCCTAATCGCAGTTTGCGTTTTGAGCCTCTCCAGTTATCATTTGTACTATGATTTCATGGACTTGACGCAATGGCAGCAAGCCGAAGTGCAGATTACGAGTCCTTTTGGCACATTTGTCGCTACGTTGG TGGATTATGTGCTAGTGCACGAATTTAGTCAGGCTTTCTATATGATACTAACTGTGACTGTGTGGGTCAAAGCATTGATAAATCTGATTGTGGCTTGCATTCTAGTCGATGGCATTAAACAG CGACGACTCGTCTGCATTGCCCCCTGGTTAATCAATGCGTGTGCCTCAATGGTCGTTGAGGTTGCCGTCTTCGTCTCCTTGGAGCTGAAGATTGACGAAGTGGATGCCTCTATAGACCGACGCATAGCACGCAGTGTTCTGTTTGGCGTTTTTACAG TACTAAATGCGCTCTTTGCCTATGGAATTTATGCGCTTTATCGCATGCTGAAGACCTCGACAAACGAGAATCGTGCGCTGCAGGAGAGCATTGTGGAGACGTCGG AAAGCAAACTTATTTAG
- the LOC132783888 gene encoding V-type proton ATPase subunit G, giving the protein MASQTQGIQQLLAAEKKAAEKVAEARKRKARRLKQAKDEATEEIEKFRQERERSFKEFEAKHMGSREGVAAKIDADTRVKLSDMEGAIRTRKEPVIQEILQFVYNISPEVHKNYNRK; this is encoded by the exons atggcCAGCCAAACGCAGGGAATCCAGCAATTGCTTGCTGCTGAGAAGAAGGCAGCTGAAAAGGTTGCCGAGGCCCGTAAAC GCAAGGCAAGGAGATTGAAGCAAGCCAAGGATGAGGCCACCGAGGAGATTGAGAAATTCCGTCAGGAACGTGAACGCTCCTTCAAAGAGTTCGAGGCCAAG CATATGGGCAGCCGCGAAGGTGTTGCAGCCAAAATCGATGCTGATACTCGTGTGAAACTTTCCGATATGGAGGGTGCCATCAGGACACGCAAAGAACCCGTGATTCAGGAGATCTTGCAATTCGTCTACAACATCTCGCCCGAGGTCCACAAGAACTACAACAGGAAGTAA
- the LOC132783887 gene encoding alpha-taxilin, which produces MEKLSKGKRVAREEKQREQKVEDVVLKSLDEFGSSEDKLKALLQRHVESEKNVARLNTEMRALQRHMESQQREKENVQRELNKSVLMRDKLQEVCREQQRILKSVKNESMLQIKVEEERRKESQAKFQNSLTEVQKSLTKNNEENIKLRDYNIEMTKKLKLLAEQYQAREKHLEKLNEQVHLESQLHQAKLNKAQVEAAMEKEILTKENQIGLEKLLQAQRAIKDLTEREQQLKDQLNIYTAKYDDFQQSLQKSNEVFGSYKVELEKMSKHTKKIEKEALGWRQKYEKANAMVIELATEKQQRDQLSERLQKQVEQLQKLLRALQLERTTLHQTLREQNIEIPAMPQLPPEPTPIKIAPVNSDNAKMELMTRNCAELKQTLANLQNQMKLLTTNDAKIAAAEAEKCRQAEEQQRAASNAKKNKNKKAAKSKAKAAAAAAAAATASSAAEPEQEGDQPQQEEQQQQPEEEQESPVESVSETTSETVVDTSETVNETKVPDLIDSKSD; this is translated from the exons ATGGAAAAGTTAAGCAAAGGCAAACGGGTGGCACGCGAAGAAAAGCAGCGCGAGCAAAAGGTTGAAGATGTG GTGCTCAAATCGCTGGATGAATTCGGCAGCAGTGAGGACAAACTGAAGGCGTTGCTGCAGCGACATGTGGAAAGCGAGAAGAACGTGGCCCGGCTAAACACAGAGATGCGCGCCCTGCAACGGCACATGGAGAGTCAGCAGCGGGAGAAGGAGAACGTGCAGCGGGAGTTGAACAAGAGCGTGCTGATGCGCGACAAGCTGCAGGAGGTGTGCCGGGAGCAGCAACGCATCCTCAAGTCAGTGAAGAACGAGAGCATGTTGCAGATCAAGGTGGAGGAGGAGCGACGCAAGGAGAGCCAGGCCAAGTTCCAGAACTCGTTGACCGAGGTGCAGAAGTCCCTAACGAAGAACAACGAGGAGAACATCAAACTGCGTGATTACAACATCGAAATGACCAAAAA GTTAAAACTGCTGGCGGAACAGTATCAGGCGCGTGAGAAGCATTTGGAGAAGCTCAACGAGCAGGTGCATCTCGAATCGCAACTGCATCAGGCGAAGCTCAACAAGGCCCAAGTCGAGGCGGCCATGGAGAAGGAGATACTCACCAA AGAAAACCAAATTGGCCTGGAGAAATTGCTGCAGGCGCAACGCGCCATCAAGGATCTAACGGAACgcgagcagcagctgaaggACCAGCTGAATATTTACACGGCCAAATACGATGATTTCCAGCAATCGTTGCAGAAATCAAACGAAGTCTTTGGCAGCTACAAGGTCGAGCTGGAGAAAATGTCGAAGCACACCAAGAAGATCGAAAAGGAAGCTCTGGGCTGGCGTCAGAAATACGAGAAAGCCAACGCCATGGTCATTGAACTGGCCACCGAGAAGCAGCAGCGCGATCAGCTCTCGGAACGTCTGCAAAAGCAAGTAGAGCAGCTGCAGAAACTGTTGCGTGCTCTGCAACTGGAACGCACCACATTGCATCAGACGCTGCGCGAGCAGAACATTGAGATTCCCGCCATGCCGCAGCTGCCACCGGAGCCGACGCCCATCAAGATTGCGCCTGTGAATTCGGACAATGCCAAAATGGAGCTGATGACACGCAATTGCGCCGAGTTGAAGCAAACGCTGGCCAATCTGCAGAATCAAATGAAGCTGCTGACCACCAATGATGCCAAAATCGCTGCTGCCGAGGCGGAGAAGTGTCGACAGGCCGAGGAGCAACAACGCGCCGCAAGCAATGCCaagaagaataaaaataagaagGCGGCCAAGTCAAAGGCAAAGGCGgcggctgcagcagctgcagctgccacagcgtCCTCGGCAGCTGAACCGGAGCAAGAGGGAGACCAACCGCAGCAGgaggaacaacagcagcagccagaggaGGAACAGGAGTCTCCTGTGGAAAGCGTTTCGGAAACCACATCGGAGACTGTTGTCGATACTTCAGAGACTGTTAATGAAACGAAAGTGCCTGATTTAATTGATTCGAAGTCGGATTAA